The sequence GGTACCATGAGCAAGGATATATGAGATCAGCCTTTGCAGAAGTCGGCCAACACGACCCCCTTAGTGGAAagcagttattgattggacgctgcagctgatcagactaatgtgatacatcacaacatcactgagtggacagacagattacagattataCTCAAGTGTgtcactcccaagttttatatttattttgttttctgagtCACCATCTGGTTAAAAATAGTGCGTCTGTGTTAATTTTAGGTCTGATCAACAAGAGAACCATAAACTACTTTCTTCATTGATTAGAAAGtttgttcttttcatgatctgttatttcccccattaGCTTTTAtcatggataaaattaaagtcagagagaatctgtctgtcagcaagaaacacattttaaacacatttatattttgcattatttatagtcatttccattcagtcacatgtgaggctgaaaatttcTGATTGGTAGGTTTGATACGAGTTACATAATTTCTGTTTTCCCTGAATCATTTAGCCAGATAAGttatttccagtgttcaaaatacactctgatcatattcttggttattaaataattaattcacaatcagaatatcaataaatacaaacacgagtaattaataaattaatataaaggCATTCTGCCAGTGGAAATTGTTCATGTACCTCTGAGCGGGACACAgtagaaatacagaatacaTGCGTGTGCAAACACAAACTTCATCAAAAGTCACTACAGCTGTTTAAACCGACTGACAACTGATCAGCTGCTGCTTTCATCAGAATCTGACGTTGCTTCACATGtgcttcagaggaaaggacgtctcatttctctaaaaacatatttcctcgtTTCATCTCTCCTTGCATCTTGAGTGGGAGGGACTACGATGCAAGTGAAGGAAATTTGGATGCAATCTAAGGGAATTGGGGTTTACTCATGATCTGGCTCGTAACTTCTCATAAAACAGcaagccaggctagctgtttccagtctttgtgctaagctaagctaatcaggCTCTGCTGTGGCTTCGTATTTGACAGAAAATCTGAGAGTGATATCATCTTATCTATCTCTGTGCCAGAAAGCCAATAACCATGTTTTTCAATATGTAGAACTTTTGCTTTAATAAGTTAAACCTGcaatttgttgcatttcttttgtttacCCTTAAACATGTAGGCACTGAATGATGCCAAACGGGAGCTCCGCTACCTATTAGTGTACCTTCACGGGGAGGATCATCAAGACACTGACGAGTTTTGCCGGTATGTTCCATGATTTCATACCTACATCTGTCTGCCATCAGAATTAGTTATGTAGTGCTTGTTGTTGCAGTGTGTCATGCAGTTacttgagattgttttgtctgcTTGGTCTTTGCCACATGTTATAAATGAACATCATCTCTACATGAAAAAGGTGATTCCTGTTAAGTAGTTTGTTTTGTTACTTTATAGCTCCACGTTATGTACAGAAGAGGTCATAGCCTTCCTCAACACGCGAATGCTCTTTTGGGCATGCTCGACCAGCAAGCCTGAGGGCTACAGAGGTATGCAAGTGTTTTCCTATTTAACCCACTGTTTTGTTGTCAGTGGGCTGTTTATTGTAAATGTGAAATAGGCTGCAGTGatcatgaaaaatatctgtgtGCGGAAGAggaacaagacaaagaaaagtgtttCCTTTATTGTGTGGAAATGGTTTGGTtatagggagaaaaaaaagacactgaacAGGAACTTAATTCATTGTTCATCTTTTATTGCACACGACTGGTTTATAGTCACGTATAGCAATACAtcctaaataataaattaacatACCTGTTGTGGTATCTGGCCATGCAGGTAGTTTTGGTTTTCTATTCCCAGGGTTTGAGTCTATTGAGACTTCTGTCGCCATCCTAAAGCAAAGGAATTGAAAGGAATTTGTTTGTGTCGTGAAAAGCATAGAAAAATTTAAACTGACAGCAAGTTCTGCGGTCTATCCTCAGTAACCACAACATTGTTTTTCTGGAAAGCCATACAAGTTGAGTTTTTTGAATGTAATCTTTTGATGCTTTTGAGTGGCACAAACAACATGATATTCACCTCTATTGTTTGTTGAGTTGGCAGAAGTCTCAATGGAGAACAAAAACTATTAGCATGGGAGCTACCGCAGATGCTAagtggtttgttttgtgtgctttttgAGTGAACTGACCATCTAACTAAGTTTACAAAATGAATAATAGCAGCATTGTTGACACAGTGACTTTTGTCTGTATAATATTGTTTTAGTGTCCCAAGCATTGCGGGAGAACACCTACCCATTCCTGGCCATGATAATGCTGAAGGACCGCAAGATGACAGTGGTGGGCAGGCTCGAGGGTCTCATTCAGCCAGAGGACTTCATCAACCAGCTCACCTTCATCATGGATGCCAACCAAACATATCTGATGTCAGAGCGCCTTGAACGGTATGGGAAATGACTATTTCATTGGTGAAAATTGTTAATTATGTGTTGTGGGGGGGGTTTTGGGAAGGCGGTTGGTATTGAAGCTCAAAGCGTGACAGCCTGGAGTTTGTTTATGAGGCAATTCAGTCAATTTTCAGTCTCCCATGTCAGTCTGAGGCAGACCAAAGGCCTTATTGTGGAAAGTGCTTATTAGATTAAATTTTACACAAATTTTGATGTGACTGAAATTCTACTTGAACTGTTAACCTCTGCATCATCCCATGAATTTGGGACAGCGCTGGTGCTTCACCATGTTAAttagctctctctctttttttttttttttggaatgatGTTGATTTGCCTGGAAAGATTTTTAAAAGAGACATACAGATGTCTCTCAAGTATCATTAATTTGGTGTACCTAGTAATTTTGCTTTCCTGATTAGTGTGTTGGTGTTAAAGAGGTtgacttgtttttgttattttactttaatataTAAAGCACTGCAGCTCTGAATTAAGTCTGGCTTTGCTAAAGAGGTCACTCAATCTATAGTGATAGGTCAAGAGTGTTTTAGATCAAAATCTAGTTAATTGGTGTTGAAACAGCACATCTGTAATCAGACTAGTATCCAAGTTATGGGTCTTATCCTGACTTTGATCATTTTGAGGAGATGATGTTTACATgaaacagacataaaaaggACACTTGTAAAACCCAGAAATAACCAGGATACTCGTGTGTCCGTAAATGtactaaaggaaaaaaaaacaaaaccaattcATGTTAAGTTTAATGCCACTCTAATACCAGATTAGTTTCATATTGTACAAGTAAAGATGAATGCTTTTGTTtcagggaggagaggagccaGACCCAAGTGCTAAGACAGCAGCAGGACGAGGCTTACCTGGCCTCCCTCCGCGCCGACCAGGAGAAGGAccgaaagaaaagagaggagcagGAACAGCGGAggcaagaggaggagaaggtcCGACAGAGCGCTCTTGCTGAGGAGCGGAGACGACGAGTGAGTcttattttccatttaattcATGTCATACACGACTAGTCCACACACGGAGACCTTAACTAATCAATTCTTTTCATGTTGCAAATTTTCGTTGTGTGACTCCAGACACTcgaagaggagaaggagaggaagtcAGAATGTCTTCCTCCAGAACCGCCTTCAGATGATCCAGAAAGTGTCAAAATAGTGTTTAAGCTGCCTAATGATACACGAGTAGAGAGACGATTCCTCTTTGGGCAGTCTCTGACGGTGAGTACCACAATTATCAAGTTATCCTGTGTAACCGGTTGACTGGTTAGATATTCTTACCCAGTGGTTTACAGTAGATTTGACAATGATATCTGTTAAGATTAATCTCAATCTATGGGTGTCAAACCATTTACATCATATGATTGTCTTGATTTGGAACGAAACTCTGCACTGTCGAATCATGACAGTGTCTTTTCTGTACCTTTTTTTAGAATTTCACTCGTGGTTATTTGCTAATTCACACATCTAATTCTTCTCTCACAGGTAATATACGACTTCCTTTTCTCGTTGAAAGAAACCCCAGAGAAGTTTGAGATAGTTACAAACTTCCCTCGCCGAGTCTTGCCCTGCCTTCCGACTGAAGAGCAGCCCAACCCTCCCACACTGAAAGAGGCGGGACTCAGCCGCTCTGAGGTCCTTTTTGTTCAGGATCTTACGGACGATTAATAGATGACATACCTCCTCTATGTGGAAACATTTTCCTTCGATGCCCACCcacacagcccccccccccccgccccctccctttttcttcttttgttaaatgGCCATTATGCACAAGGGATCATTGAAATAAAATCCTAACCTGGAAAAGTTTAAACCACCCTGCATCCAGTCcttgtttggttgtgtttacAGGGTTCCCAATAACCTGGAAAGTCTTgaattttatcaaatatttcttAAAGTCCTTCCTTGAACTCATATTTGTATCTACGCGGACaaaagaagtttgttttttccattatcTCTGTACTATTTACCAGTCAACTCTTGTCCTTCATCACCAGTAACTGTCGCAGCATCGATTTAATCATCTACTGAAATATACTGAAACGGTAGCATAGCTTCGTGCTAAACCAGAACCATATCCCAAATTAATGTCTGGGCAACTGAGGAAGGCAGGTTGTATTAATTCCTGTTGATACACACAGGATGCAGCATGGATAAGTATGGATTTCTATGTTGTGTGAATGCCttggccattttttttttattattgtaatgtCAAAGACTCCATGTTTGATCCGTTTGTCCTAATTCAACACTCTTTTGCCTTAAGTTTACACATGCTTTCTCCACACTGACTGACAAGCACAGACCTGGTCTAAGTTTGGTTTGGTACTGCTGTGATTGTTGATCCATGTTGCGAGGAGAGCAAATGTACTACTTCAGGGAGCGGGTTGGTGGATTTGGACATAAAGGAAATATGGGAACCCTGTTTTAAATGAGCCATGACCTGTACATAAgttagatatttaaaaaaaaaaaaacaaacccaaatttaccgtgcttttttttttttttttttgttctgttttttgacTCATCTGTCATAAAATGACCAAATGCAGGTTGGTTACTATGTAAAGCAGACTGCCTCAAGCTcatgaagtttaaaaaaaaatacaatatttaacatTGGCCACAGCTTTTACATGTGGCTTAATCTAGTATAGTACAAGTCTGCTCATAGTGTGCCTGTGGTTACTCATAGATGACTGTTCTGCCTGTAACATCTAAATGGGCTCATGTAAAGATGTAATTTTccaattataaattaaaaacattttaaaaacgtGAGTTTATTGAGAATGTACAACACTTTCCTGTGGAAACGAGGTATATCTGCTATGTGATGAGTGAGCTGACAGTATGTTAGAGAATGACTAAACTGTTTTCAATGGGATGACAATATTTGAAGCATTTTCTAACCATTCAGTAGCTTAAGATATAAGACAAGTGTGATATTGGTATACATCATACATTTATTAGTGAACAACCCTCTCAAATCAGccacaacaattaaaaaaaaatatgattgcaCTACTTGGTAAAGCATAACTAGcaactttcatttaaaaaaagtacaaatctTAAAAATTTCAAACAGTATACAGATGTATATATAATACACTAACTAGTTATGTTAAATGCTACAAACAATATGATTCCAATGGAATGAAAAATTATAACATTAATAAGAACCATTTcctatatataatatatattagtTGTTTtctccccccaccccacccccctcaaTACAAACATGGAAAAAATGAGGTAACTGTAAATGTGCAAGTACCAAAGCAAAATATCTGCCTAACACAGAACACATGCCCCTGGCTCTGTTGGCGGGTGGGTAGTCTGGTGTTCAGGCAAAGACCCCTAGAGGCCAGGGAGAGTAAGAACAGTAAACCACTATCCCACCACAGCAAAAATCATTGGTAAACAATAAATGGCATCTACGGAGCAATCAATCACAAATCCTAAATAAATTTTAGCTGCTTATTGgaacacatttttgcaccaCACAAGCTGTGAGATTATTTAATAACTCTTAACAGAAAGACTACAAGACTCTATTCTCAGttgtctttaaaaaatgacctcATTACCTATGCCTTAATGGGAGgttctctttttatttaatagGGTAGCTGGATATTGTCAATTAAATATTTACTCAAAAAGAATAGtgctaacattaacatgaattaAGGTATCTATATGTGAACaatacattttaagaaattGATACACAGAGCAAGAGCCTGATAGGCAGGTACAGTACTACACTGAAATAAGTATGacaacactttcattttttaaatcccTTAAACTATATTGATTTTCACTGACATTGTTTAGGGGTATTAGTATAACATGCTTTAAGAATACATGGGATCCATGACAAACTATTGCATTCACGCAAGTGAGTTTTCATACCTAAAAGCAGAACATCTAGCACCTTTTCACTATGGCTTTTGATAAACTACAGTAGTCTCGGAGCATGTAATTTTCAGTCGTTAGGGCAATAACAGTAACACAATGTATGTAAGAATTTCTGGATTCAagaccagttttttttttcttctataaaATGAAGTTAGCGCAATAAAATCTTGTAGTCATTCAGTTCTATTACAAATGTGTGCAGTACAATGCATGGCAGTTATCAGCTGAGCGTTAAGATCCAAACCCCCAGAACCCCAAAGCCAACTAGAGCTAAAAATCAGTTGGGATCTGGTTGACAAGCATGCATATTGTGCACCATTAAATAGGTCCCCACCAGATTTTTGAGATATCCTCCACTATAACACActggttttactttttttttctttttttaaagtcatgcAAACATCTTTGAAGTAGATTTGGGAGTGAATTAGGTGGGATAGAGTGCACCGTGGCACGTTTAGAAATGAACCGCTATGTCTCAACATATGGTTTTGAGTACAAGAACAAAAGTCAAACAGGTTTGAATAATACACTTTGTAATGAGTTGCAGTGTACATTGCCTCTTTTTCAGTGAATAACATATTTAGTGATCTTTTTTCTTGCATGCCTGTCTTTAAATGATGTAATATCTACtatttcagacaaaacaatattaTAATTGATTACATTAAATCATTTATGGTCTGAGGAAAACGACCGAACTAAATTCAGATATACCCTTTTCATGGCATCCTTTCCATTTGAAATGGACTGTTGtcctttatttttatatactgaGAGGCcctgagtgatttttttttaaacttacaatATATGCCAGCGAATAGATATGTACACATAGGTTAATTCTCAAAGCTGTGGGTTTAACTCATTAAatggcttctttttttctctcttgaagGTGGCACACACGTCAAAGACTCACATTTACTTAAGACAcgaaagtaaagaaaaaggcAAGATCCCTTTACACATAAAAGCAAAGGTTACAACTGCCAGTTAGTGCTTACTGGGGCAGTTAAGTGACAAGAGTGAATCCAAAGCAAAACTTCATTAGTTGCTCTTTTCCCTCCCACCCCAAATgtatcctgtttgttttttgttttttttgtgtgtgtatgtgaacaCAGGCAGGGAACTAGAAGTCTAACAGTGTTTCTACACTACTGAACACTCCAGCTCCTGTGTCATTTGGACCCCGTCCTGATCACTTTGGGATACGGACAGCTGGCGTAACGTGGAGTGTCACCAGTGACTTCTACAAGGGTTTTCAACATTCTTCTGTCTTCAAAACGTTCTAAAAGCATTCACGCTGAAGCTATACATACAGTTGCTCTTTTACAACACCATTACCATGGCCTAAGACGGTGACCTGACCAAGTTACCAGAATATAACACATACCATACACAAACATTGTTAGTGCTCCGACTGTTTCCTTCAATGTATTTTCTCTAGAAgataaaaccaataaataaacctttttttttttttaaaaatggtatacttttaaaacaagtgaaaatgaCAAAGTATTTTCAGGATTAGTAATAGGTTTGTGCTTGTCAAGGTCATAAGAAGGCAGATCTGAAATCTTGAACAGTAGGCTATATCTGTATATTGGATTTGGctcacaaacaaagaaataaaaagccCAGTCTTCCTAAAAGGggaagaaaatgttcatttaaaactCGCCACTCAATGCACATATTGCTTTCTGCACAGGCCTCCAGAGCTCTATGACGTCAGCATAGATTTCAGACGAGGACTCCCATCCTTTAACGCAGTCGGGGTGGAATCGCATGCTAGTCTTCCCTCATGGCGCTTTCTGAATAAGCAAGCAGTTCTTTTAGTATGCTtctttgtctcttctttttcttaaatgtgataaatTTTGGTGGCAATGCTTGATTAAAATATTGCTGAATCAACTGAATCAACAGTTCATGCAAATCCTAGCATGCTGCCCTGTATCCAGTGGTTACACAATGCATTGGCTCTGTGaacaggacaaacacacacacgcacacgcgcgcgcacacacacacatacacacaatatgcgcacacacacacacacatacacacgcgcacacacttGCCAGAGGAACAATGCTCACGTGGAGGATGGATGTAGCACTTGTGCAGTTATGCCGGATGACCTCAAAAGGGCGCAGTCCATTAATCCAagactgcttttttttttttttttttttttttttttaaacagatgtgTGTTCCAGAGTGGATTATCTGGGGTAGACGATACCCCGCAGTTGCATGTCCCATCACTTGCAGTCCATAACCTCAGGCTTAACAGAATCTGCATTTAACCACAGCAAGTCACACTTTCACAATAGCATTGGCAAATCTAAAACAAATAAGGGATAAAACTGTTGAAATGATCAATACATTATTGCAGAACATACATTATTAACAAGTCAGTTTGCCCAACACCTACACAAACATGCATCTATGATGGTCAGGCGTCGCCTCCAAACACAGATACCCATGTTGAAGTACTCCTATTATTTTTCTGCTAATTGCACAAGGTGTCCAGCCTATCATCCTCCAGGCTTCTGACTCACCTCTTCCAATGCAGGACTCCCACTATTCATGAACACCACAACCAAATCcactaaataaaaatgaaaccctgtaaacaaaagcagcaaataatgCATTGTAGGGAAAATCTTTGGAATCTGCGACGAGGGGGCAGAGAAAGAACTGGCTGGCGATCCCAGAACTCTGGCTATAGGCTGCAGTAGGCAGTGGGTTTCATGTGACTCGGACTATGAAGCACAGCAGAGGTACAACAGGCTCCAGAAACAATCCTGGATTGCTTATTATTTAGGGAGGGGCAGGAGTAGTGGGTTGGTAAGCTATATTTACTGGAGGACGCAGGTTAGGTGGCAGGTGTCCCCAGCTTTGGGACAAACTCTGGTGTGTGTGCAGCTTTCCAGTTCAGCACTTAAGAGATAGTTCTCACTCCACCTCCCGGTGTACATCCGAGGCATCGGCTCGGCAGATAGGACAAGTGCGATTGGTCTGGAA comes from Thunnus maccoyii chromosome 8, fThuMac1.1, whole genome shotgun sequence and encodes:
- the faf2 gene encoding FAS-associated factor 2, with the translated sequence MAAPEEPELSQAQTEKLLQFQDLTGLESMDQCRRTLEQHNWNIEAAVQDRLNEQEGVPSVFNPPPSRPLQVNTADHRVYSYIVSRPQPRGLLGWSYYLIMLPFRFTYYTLLDIFRFALRFIRPDPRGRVTDPVGDVVSFIHSFEEKYGRSHPVFYQGTYSQALNDAKRELRYLLVYLHGEDHQDTDEFCRSTLCTEEVIAFLNTRMLFWACSTSKPEGYRVSQALRENTYPFLAMIMLKDRKMTVVGRLEGLIQPEDFINQLTFIMDANQTYLMSERLEREERSQTQVLRQQQDEAYLASLRADQEKDRKKREEQEQRRQEEEKVRQSALAEERRRRTLEEEKERKSECLPPEPPSDDPESVKIVFKLPNDTRVERRFLFGQSLTVIYDFLFSLKETPEKFEIVTNFPRRVLPCLPTEEQPNPPTLKEAGLSRSEVLFVQDLTDD